The genome window GGCTTTGGTCGCGGCGGTTTCCGACTAGAGCCGCTCGGACACGTGGTCGGCGCACTTCAGCGCGAGCGCGGCGATGGTCAGCGTCGGGTTCATCGACCCGGCGGTGACGAACACCGACGAGGACGCGATAGCGAGGTTCGCCACGTCGTGGGTCCGTAGCTGTGGGTTCACGACGCTCTCTTCGGGGTCTGTCCCCATCCGCGTCGTCCCCATGTGGTGGTACGCCGGGCCGGTGTTTTCCGGCCCGACCGTCCAGGAGACGTCGACGCCGAGCTCGTCCAGAATCGCGTGCTGAATCTCGTTCGCCCGCGAGAGCGACCGCTCCAGCCGGTCGCCCCACGACCACTGGACGTCCGGCACCGGGTTCCCGTGGTCGTCCGTCGTCGAGGCGTCCAGCGTCACGCGGTTCCCCTTCCGCGGCGGCTGGCCGACCAGCCCGCCCATGGCGATGCTGTTGCCGTAGGCGTCCCGGAGGCTCGACAGCAGGGTGTCGCCCCACTCCTCGCCGGAGAGGGCGAGTTCGACCGGCGACGGGCCGGCGTAGTTCAGGAACTCCAGTTTCAGCGGCGACAGCGCCCCGTCGGCGGCCGCGACCAGCGTCTCGCCGTCCGCGACCCGCTCGACCGCCTGACCGGGGTCGTCGTAGAACTGGTGGCACTCGCTCGTGAGGAAGCCGACGTGGTTCTGGCGCGTCTCGCGGTCGAGCGTGCCGCCGGCCCCGGCAAACAGGTGGTCCATGAAGTAGTGGCCGACCAGCCCGGACCCGTTCGCCAGCCCCTCGGGATGGTTCTCGGTCGCCGACAGCAGGAGGAGCCGCGGCGTCTCGACGCCGCCCGCCGCGACGACGAACTCGCGGGCCGTCTGGCGGTGTTCGGTCCCGTCTGGCGTCGCGTACACGGCCGCCTCGACGCGGCCGCCGCTGTCGGTTTCCAGGCGCTGGACCGGCACGCGGTCGAGGACTCTGGCCCCCTCGGCTTCGGCGTCCTCGATGTGGACGCTTGCGTCGTATTTCGCCCCCGAGGGACAGACCGGCTGGCAGGTCCCGTAGCCGACGCAGGGCCCCCGGCCGTCGTAGGGCTCTGAATTGCGGGCGTTGGGGACGGAGTGCATCGTGATGCCCAGCCGCTCGCAGGCCTCGGCGAACAGCGAGTCGCTGTACGACGGCGGGAATCCGGGCAGAGGATACGCGCCGTCCCGCGGCGGCGCGAAGGGGTTGTCCGCGTCGCCGGCGACCCCCAGCGCCCGCTCGGCGTCGGCGTAGTACGGCCGCAGGTCGTCGTAACCGATGGGCCACGCGGGGTCGTCGGTGTCGTGGCTCCCGTCGAAATCCGACGGGTGCAGCCGCATCACCATCCCCTGCCAGTGCAGCGTCGACCCGCCGACGCCTTTCACCCGGGCGACGTTCAGCGGGTAGTACTGCTCGCCGCTCGCGCTGAAGGCGTCGCGGTCGCCGCCCATCCCCCAGACGGAGCCGTGGTCGCCGGGGCGAATCGCCGCCTCCATCTGCTCGTCGCGCCGCTCCCTGTCGAACCGCGGCCCGGCCTCCAGCACGACCACGCGCTGCCCCTCGCTGGCGAGTCGGCTCGCGACGAGTGCGCCTGCCGGGCCGGCACCGACGACGCACACGTCCGCCCGGTCGGACGGCTCCCGGTCCATCTCAGCAGGAGTTAGGCAAGCCTAAACTTATACGTTGGCATCTCAAGTGCTGTGCGTGACCTTCCTGATTAGAATCCACTCACGCCGGTTCGCTCACTTCGGTCGCTGCACGGGCGTGGCGGGAGTGAGCAAACGCTGAGCGTTTGCGAGCTACGCCACGGCCGCGAGTGTGTTTCGAGCGGACGCGAGAAACCACGAAGCGGGCGTGGCGGGATTCGAACCCGCGTTCTAGGGGTTAGGAACCCCTCGCCCTGGTCCACTAGGCCACACGCCCTATCGGGTGGTCGCTTGAGCGGTGAAAAGCCCTTTCGTTATCACTACGGGACGCTGAAAACGGAGAAGTGGCCGGGTTACGTCTCGGTCTCTTTCGTCGTCTCGGTTGCCTCGGTCGTGTCGACGGCGTCGCTCCCCTCGGAAGCACCGCCATCGCGCATCTCTTCGAGTTCCTGCTCGACTTCCTCGCGCCCCTTCTGGAACTCGCCCATGGCTTCGCCGGTCGACCGCGCCAGTTTCGGAATCTTGTTCGCCCCGAACAGCAGGACGGCGATGAGGAGGATGACCATCATCTCCGTCGTCCCGGGCATCCCCGGGAACAGTACTCCGGATGTCCCTAACATTGTGTCCGAAGGTTACGTGGTTGCTATTATAACCTTTTTGCTCAGGAGGGTCCTGCAGGCGACTCACCACCGTCAGTCTACACCGGCATCGTAGCGACCCCGCCATCGCGTTCTGGCGGAGCACGAGAGGCGAGAGCGCCGAGCAACCGTCCGGAACGGATGCGAGACACAGGCCCCTCTGGGTGGCGGTGGAACGGCCCCGCCGGGAACCGACGGCGGGGCCCGGTGGGGGATGTGGGCGAATCGGGGTGGACCGGAAGCGGCGAGACCAGACACCGCGTCTCCGGCATCGTCGGCGCGGTAGGCACGTCAACAGGTGGACCGCGACATGTCCACGGAACCAGGTGGTGGCTGTGGGGGTTGTGGTGACACGATGTCCGTGGCCATGTCTGCGTGCGTGGTCTGTTCGGGTGCGGGTGTGTGCCCGCATCCGCGACGACACGGGACTGTTAGTTTATTATCCGTCGGTTAAACCGCCGTTTACCGGCGGTGTGTACCCCCCGACCTATAACTGCCGTCGGGCGCTTGGGGACACCGGATGCCGGCCGACAGTCACACGATGGAAGTCAGGAGCGGGCAGGAGGTAACGATTCGACCGATAAAACCCGTCGGCGAGGACGTCGTTCGGGTCGACGTGGAGGCCGACGGCGTGTGGCGACTCGACGTCACGCGGGAGGGCGAAATCGCGGACGTCGTCACGACCCGGGACGCGGACGGGACGCTCGCGGACCGCGAACTGCCGGAGTGGATAGACGAGGTCACGGCGAAGTTCGCGCAGTTCTGACAGCCGCCGAACTCGTCCGGGTCGGAAAGGGTTTTACCTGCCACGACCCAGGTCGCCACTATGGTATCAGTCGGCGACGTTGCGCCCGATTTCACGGCACCGATAGCAAACGGCGACATCGACGAGGTAACGTTGTCCGAGGCCGTCGCGGACGGCCCCGTCGTCCTCGCGTTCTTCCCGGGGGCGTTCACCAGCGTCTGCAGCCACGAGATGAACACGTTCCAGGACCGACTGGACGAACTCACCGAGGCGGGGGCAACGCTGTACGGCGTCAGCATCGACACGCCGTTCTCACAGAACGCGTTCCGCGACGAACTGGGGCTGGAGTTCGACCTCGTCAGTGACTCCGGACGCGAGATAGTCGACGCCTACGACATCTCGATGGACTTCGAGGCCCTCGGCGTCCCGAACGTCGCCAAGCGGGCCGTCTTCGTCGTCGACGAGGACCTGGAAGTCACGTACGCCTGGGTCAGCGACGACCCCGGCGTCGAACCGGACTACGACGAGGTCATCGACGCCGCCACCTGAGCGGTGGGGGATTTTTCGCGGTGGACCGTCTGGGTAGTCGTATGAGCGTCGACAGAGACGACACCAGCGGCCGTATCTACGACCCCGAGGCGGACCACGCGTTCCCTGACGGACGGCTGAACGCCGTTCTCGACACCGTCACGACCGACGAGGAGATTCAGGCGTACCTCGACGCACAGAACATCAATCCCGTCGCCCGCAAGCGGTACAACGACCACGGCGCGAAACACATCGACATCGTCCGGAACCGGGCGCTGTGCCTGTACGACCTCCTCAAGCAGGGGGGCGTCGAGTTCAACGGCGCGGCCGACCACGGCCTCGACGAGGCGGACGAGGCCGTCATCATCGCGCTGGCGACGACGCTACACGACATCGGGCACGTCGTCCACCGCGATTCGCACCCGTACTACTCGATTCCGCTGGCGGCCGACATCCTCGACGACGTCCTGCCGGAGTTCTACGATGTCCGCCGGGCGGTCCAGGTAAAGGGGGAGGTGCTCCACGCGATTCTCTGTCACCACACCGAGGAGACGCCCCTGACCCTGGAGGCCGGCGTCGTTCGCGTCGCCGACGCCCTGGACATGGAGCGTGGCCGCTCCCGGATTCCGTACAAGCGCGGCGGCCGCGGCATCGACACCGTCTCCAGCCAGGCCATCGAGACGGTGACGCTGACCACGGGCGAGGACTACCCCGTCCTCGTCGAGATTGCGATGAACAACGCGGCCGGCGTCTATCAGGTCGACAATCTCCTGAAGGCCAAGCTCAGGGACTCGGGCCTGGAGGAACACGTCCGCATCGTCGCGCTCAACACCCGGGAGGACGGCAACCAGATAGTCGAGCGAATCGAACTCTGAGCCCGACCGACACAACGGTTTTGTACCGTGCTTCCCTAGCTTTGCGTATGAGTCTCACACCCATGGATGAGCCACGGGGTGTCCGGTGTCGGACGGCCGACGGCGACGTGCCGCCCCCCTCGTTGCTGGCACGGGCCAGACACCGGGTGCGCTCAGCCATCGAGACCACTTCGCTCGGGGAGCGATGCCTCCAGTGGCTCGACACGCGTGGTCGAGACAAGCCACAGTCGAAGGTCCACACCGACGGGTTCGCCGACGACGTGGTCGTGCCCCCCGAGTGCCCGTCGGTCGGTGACCTCCCGACGCGGTCACGACCGTTCACCTACCCGACGCGGAACCACGCGGAGACCAACACGGTCGACCTCATCGCTATCGAGTCCGGCGACCGGCTGACGGTGACACATCCCGACAACGCGGAGGCGAAGATTTCCTCGGACGTGTGGGAGCCCGTCGAGCAGTAGGCCTCGGTACTCCTTCGCTACTCGCTGTCCGACCAGCCGACGAGTCGCGACCGGCGGGGTCAGAAATCGTACTGCGCGATGTTGCCGGAGCCACAGGCCGGACAGGTGGCGTCGTCCGTCTCGATGGTGGTTCCACAGCGCCGACACTCGAGGTGCGACCGCTGTCGACTCCCCACGACACGGCGTAACCGCTCAATCATACTGTTCGACAGGAGGCCGGGGGTCATATAGCCGGGCAATTCGCGGTGAAAGTGAAAACCGCAAGACTGGACGGGCTTTCCGGCGGCCTCGTCAGCCGAGCGTCAGACGCCGCGGTCCCGCCCGACGGGCTATTCGCTACTGGCGCGGCTGTCCTCCCGGTCCCGCTTGCCGGACGCGTACAGGAGCGCCACGAACAGTCCGACCGCGAGCAGCCACCCCACTGCGAGCCAGAGCACCATCGACAGGACCCCACTCCCGAACATGGGCGACACGTGCCCTCGCCGGGCAGTTAAGTAGTGACTCCGTATCCGGGCCGAGCCAGCGTAACGCGGCGTCTTATCGCTCCTGCGGCGTCGTAAGTCAGTCCCTACGTCGGCCACTGTACCCGCGGGAACTACCGGACTGTCGGGCGACTGGTCCCGGCCGCTCGCTCGCCGAGTGACGCCCAGACGTTTTTGTCCGGGCCGCCGTAGCCACGCCCGATGACGGGAAGAGCTGCGGCCGAGCCCACTGTGACGACGTTCACGTCGACCGTTGACCGTGTTGAGGCAACCGACGTCGTGCTCTCGGAGACGTACTTTTACGCCGAGGGCGGCGGCCAGCCGGCCGACCGGGGCACACTCGGCGGCGTCGAAGTCGTCGACGTGCGACACCGGGACGGGGAAATCGTCCACGAACTGGCCGAACCGCCGACTTTCGAGCCGGGCGAGTCGGTCGAAGGCTCCGTCGACGCGGCGTTTCGGACCTACTGCATGCGCGCCCACACGGCCAGTCACGTCCTCTACGGCGCTGGCCGCCGGGTGTTAGCGGACCTCGGCTACGGCGGCTTCGACATCAGCGCGACAGTCCCGGACGAGGACGGCGACGACGACTTCGGCCCCGCTGTCGGCGGAAAAGTGCGAGTGGACTTCGAGACGACCACCGAAATCGACGACGGGACGCTCGCGGAACTCGAACGGCTGACCAACCGCGCTGTCTGGGAGTCCTACGACGTGACCTGGGAGCAAATCCCACGCGACGAGGCGCTGGGCCGCGACGACATCGCGTTCAACACCAAGACAGAGGAGGGAATCGAGGGCGAGACGGTCCGGGTCGTCACCATCGAGGACTGGGACGTGGCGGCCTGCGGCGGGACACACGTCGGGAACACGCGCGAAATCGGGCCGGTGGCGGTGCTTTCGCGGTCGAACCCCGGCGAGGGGCTGACCCGCGTCGAGTTCGCCGTCGGCCCGCGGGCGATTCGCCAGCGGGCGACCGAACACGAGCAGTCCAGGCGGGCCGCACGAGCGCTGGATACGAACGTCGCAGAACTCCCGGACGCTGTGACGGCCCTGCAGTCAGAGCGCGACGACCTCCGGGACACCGTGGCGACGCTCCGGGAGCGCCTCGTCGACGCCCGCGTCGCTGACCTGCGGGACGACGCCGTCGAGGCGGACGGACAGCGGTGGCTCGTCGGCACCGTCACCGGACTCGACGCGAACGGGCTGGCCGACCGGGCCGAGCGCGCCGTCGGCGACGCCGTCGACGTGGCCGCGCTGGTGGCCGACGACGGGCAGTACGTGGGCGTTGCGACGACCGGCGACGTCGACGCCGGCGAGGTGGTCGACCGCGTGACCGCGGAGTTCGGCGGCGGTGGCGGCGGACGGCCGACCGTCGCACAGGGCGGCGGACTCGACGCCGACGGTGGCGACGTCGTCGCGTTCATCCGTGACACGGCGGCCGACGGCGGCGACTGACCTCAGTCCCCCCGCCCCGGCGTCCCGCCGAACCGCGCGAGTTCGTTCCGCAGCGCGTCCCGCTTCAACAGCCCGAACCCGACGAGGATACAGGCGAACCCGACGCCCGTGTAGACCGTCGGCGTCTCGCCGAGGAACAGCAGTCCGGTGGCGGCGGCGACGACCGGCGCGGCGTAGGAGACGAGGTTGATTTCGATGGGGCCGAGCCGCTCCAGCAGGTCGAAGTAGATGAGAAAGCCCAGCGCGCTGGCCACGACGACCAGATACAGCAGGGCCACCACGGCCTCGGCGGTCCACTGGACGTCGGCGACCGACTCGGAGGCACCGAGGCTCACGCCGTGCATGAGCGCCGCACCGAGCAGCATCGACCACGCCTCCATCGTCTCGATTTCCAGGTCGTCGTCGAACCGGCGGGTCAGCACGCTCCCGAGGGCGAATGACGCGGCCGCGAGAAATACCAGAAACAGCGACACGGTCCGTGGGTCGAGGAGGTTCCCCGGGTCGGGGTCGCTGAGGACGCCGACGCCGACGAAGCCGACGAGCAGGCCGACGGTGCCAAGCGCCGTGAGCCGCTCGTCCGGGAGGAACGCCCGCGCGAACCCGGTCGTGAGAATCGGCGAGAGGCTGACGACGATAGCGGCGGCGGCGCTCGTGGTCCCCTGCTCGCCGACGAACAGGAAGCTGTGGTACGCCGCAATCAGCAGCGAGCCGCCGATACCCACGACGACCCAGTCGGCGCGACTCCGGGGCACCCACTGGTCGGTGGCGTACACCGCGTAGCCGAGCATCACCAGTCCGGCGAGGTCGTACCGAAACGCCGCGAACAGTATCGGCGGGAAGTACTCCAGCCCGGCCTTGATGGCGGTGAAAGCGCTCCCCCAGGCGATAGCGAGCGCGACGAAGAGGACGGCGTTGCGGAACCGCATCGGCCGTCAGTCGGTCGCCTCGCCGTCGTCGTCCGGCTCGTATGTCTCCGCGATGGCGTCGAGTGCCTCGTGATGTTCCGTCGTGTGCGGGGCGGTCAGCGGCGAGACGCTGACCTTCCCGTCGACGACGGCGCGGCGGTCGGTCCCCTCGGGGTCGGGGATGTCGCCCTCGGCCATGTGTTCCCAGATGCGGTCGTGGAGGGTCACTGCGTCGCCCTCCCTGACCGCGTCCATCTCGTAGACCCGGGACGGTCGCGTGACGGCCATCTCCGCGTCGCCCCACTCGGCGACGGGGGCGTTGACGTTCAGGTAGTCACACTGCTCGAACACGCCGGCACCGACGGCGTGGTCGGCCAGGTAGGTCGTCGCCTTGACGGCCTCGCCGTAGCTGTCGCCGTTGGCCTCGATGTCGGCGAAGGCGGCGTCCTCGCGGACCGGGATGTACATCGAGACGGCCATCGCAGGCACGTCGAAGAAGGTGGCCTCGACGGCGGCGCTGACGGTGCCCGAGCGGCCGAGGACGTACGCGCCGAGGTTCGCCCCGCGGTTACAGCCCGCGACGACGAGGTCGGCGTCGGTGACGAGCGCTTCGAGCCCCGCCACGACGCAGTCCGAGGGGGTCCCCTCGACGGCGTAGCCGATGTCGTGCTCGTGGACGGTCACTTCGTGCGAGATGGCCCGGCCGACCGCGCTCTGGTCCTCCGCCGGGGCGACCGCGGTCACGTCGCCGACCGTCGAGAGCCCGTCGTACAGCGCGCGCAGACCGGCGCTCTCGATGCCGTCGTCGTTCGTCAGCAGAATCGTCGGCTCGTCCATACCCACCGTCGGGCCGTCCCCGAGAAAAGCCCACCGCTACCGGGCCCGGTCGACGACCGTCTCGCCGTCAACGACGACGTTGTAGGCCTCCTCGTCGTCGTTCCAGAGCACCAGGGCGTTCTCGAAGGACAGCAGGTCGCCGTAGTCGGCCGTCCGGAGGTCCTCGTTCAGTATCGACGGCTCCGTGAGGACGGCGAAGTGGTCGACTTTCTGGCTCCCGTCGCCAAGCAGGAACAGCGGGTTCGCGCCCTCCCGCTCGGCGAGGTCGTGGCTGAGTTTGACCCCGAGGAAGTTCACCCGGTCGGTGACGTAGTTCTCGGCGTCGGCCATCGGCGCGTGGATGCCCCGGTCCGGCGTCACGTCGTGCTTTCGCTTCCCGTCGGTGCGCAGGACGCTGTAGGCGAACTGTACGTCCGTGTTGACGAACTCGCCCGTGCCGCCACCGGCGTCGTCGAGGCGCTTTTGCATCGTCGGGACCGCGATGTCCGGCTTGCGGTCGAAGGACCACGACTCGCCGTCGGGCGATTGGTGTGGCCAGAGCCGCACCGTCGGCGCGTACACCGTCGCCGGGCCGCCGTCGGCCACCTCGCGCTCGACCGTTCGGAGCTGTATCGCCGTGTTGCGGTCGGCCGGGGCCAGCGCCAGTAGCGTCCCGTCGTCGGCGAGCGCCTCGACGTACCGGTAGAGCGTCGCCGCCGCGTCGTCGAGTTCGCTGAGGACGTTCGAGAAGACGACGAGGTCGTACCCGGTGTCGCCATCCCCGTCCCCAGTCCCACCACTGCCGTCGCCTCCGAACGGCGACGCCGGGTCGAACGCCTCCGCCGTCTCCCGGTGAATCTCCCAGCGGACGTTCCCGCCGCTGTCTTCCAGGAGGTGCTCTAGCACGTCCGCGGCGGCGCTGGGTTCGACAGCGTGGTAGTCGAGCAGGGCGTCGTCGGGGAGCAGGTCCCGCAGGGCCAGCGCCGGGCCGCCGACGCCGGCCCCCACGTCCAGCACCCGGAGCTGCGAGGGGAGCAGGCCGTCCGCGGCGAGGGCCGCGAGGACGTACTTCGCCACGGCGTAGTAGTCCGGCAGGTGATACACCGCGTAGCCAAGCGCCGTCAGTTCGTCGTACTCGACGGCCTGCCCGCGGAGATACCGCTCCTTGATGTCGCGGATGCGCTCGCGGAGTTGGTCGCCGCTCTCGCCGCTGTCCCACTCCAGCCCGCCCCACTCCGTCAGCAGGTCCAGCACCGCCTGCTCGTAGCGGTCGGGGAACCGCTCGACGCCGTGGAAGTCAACCGAAAGCCGTTTCTCGGGGGCCGGGACGAAGGTCCCGTCCTCGCGCTCGACGAGTCCGAGGTCGAACGCCTCCTCGCGGAGCACCTGCCGCACGACGGCGGGGTGGGGCTGGCCCTCGACGTACTCCTGTAGCTCCTCGGGGTCCAGCGGCCGGACGTTCCGGAGGTACTGGGCGTTCTCGCGTATCTGCCGGCGTGTGTCCTGGTTCATGAGAGTCGCTCGTACAGCTGTTCGAAGGTGTCCGCGTCGGCGTCGGCGAGTTCCCTGGCCGCGTCGGCCACGGCGTCCGCGCCGTCGAAGGCGTCCTGGATGTCGGCGTACACCCGCGGGTCGCCGCCGGTGACCTGCTCGACGAGGTCGAACAGGCCGGCCGAGACCGGCGTCTGGAACCGGTCGGGCACGTCGTCGTCGACCATCGCGAACGCGAGCACGGCCACGTGGGCGCTGGCCTGGACCGTCTCCATGGCCTCGTCGTGTTCGGCCGCCGTCGTCTCGAAGCAGTTGTTCCCGGCCGCGGCGAGGGCGTCGACGACGGCCTCCGTCTCGGGACCCGGTGCGTCGGCGACGACGGCGACGTTGCCGGGCGCGTTCTCGGGGGCGAACAGCGGGTGGAGGCTCAGCCGCTGGCCGTCGGGCACGGCCTCGCGCATCGCCGCGATGGGGGCCGCCATGCTCCCGGTCACGTCGACGACCGCGCCCGTGGCGAGCGGCGCGAACTCGTCGATGGCCGCCCCGGCGACGGGCATCGGCACCGCGACACAGACCACGTCGAAGGTCTCGCTGGCGTCGTTTTCGACTGCGCGCCCGCCGACCGCGTCAGCGGCGGC of Haloarcula sp. DT43 contains these proteins:
- a CDS encoding GMC family oxidoreductase — its product is MDREPSDRADVCVVGAGPAGALVASRLASEGQRVVVLEAGPRFDRERRDEQMEAAIRPGDHGSVWGMGGDRDAFSASGEQYYPLNVARVKGVGGSTLHWQGMVMRLHPSDFDGSHDTDDPAWPIGYDDLRPYYADAERALGVAGDADNPFAPPRDGAYPLPGFPPSYSDSLFAEACERLGITMHSVPNARNSEPYDGRGPCVGYGTCQPVCPSGAKYDASVHIEDAEAEGARVLDRVPVQRLETDSGGRVEAAVYATPDGTEHRQTAREFVVAAGGVETPRLLLLSATENHPEGLANGSGLVGHYFMDHLFAGAGGTLDRETRQNHVGFLTSECHQFYDDPGQAVERVADGETLVAAADGALSPLKLEFLNYAGPSPVELALSGEEWGDTLLSSLRDAYGNSIAMGGLVGQPPRKGNRVTLDASTTDDHGNPVPDVQWSWGDRLERSLSRANEIQHAILDELGVDVSWTVGPENTGPAYHHMGTTRMGTDPEESVVNPQLRTHDVANLAIASSSVFVTAGSMNPTLTIAALALKCADHVSERL
- a CDS encoding twin-arginine translocase TatA/TatE family subunit; translated protein: MPGTTEMMVILLIAVLLFGANKIPKLARSTGEAMGEFQKGREEVEQELEEMRDGGASEGSDAVDTTEATETTKETET
- a CDS encoding peroxiredoxin is translated as MVSVGDVAPDFTAPIANGDIDEVTLSEAVADGPVVLAFFPGAFTSVCSHEMNTFQDRLDELTEAGATLYGVSIDTPFSQNAFRDELGLEFDLVSDSGREIVDAYDISMDFEALGVPNVAKRAVFVVDEDLEVTYAWVSDDPGVEPDYDEVIDAAT
- a CDS encoding HD domain-containing protein translates to MSVDRDDTSGRIYDPEADHAFPDGRLNAVLDTVTTDEEIQAYLDAQNINPVARKRYNDHGAKHIDIVRNRALCLYDLLKQGGVEFNGAADHGLDEADEAVIIALATTLHDIGHVVHRDSHPYYSIPLAADILDDVLPEFYDVRRAVQVKGEVLHAILCHHTEETPLTLEAGVVRVADALDMERGRSRIPYKRGGRGIDTVSSQAIETVTLTTGEDYPVLVEIAMNNAAGVYQVDNLLKAKLRDSGLEEHVRIVALNTREDGNQIVERIEL
- a CDS encoding alanyl-tRNA editing protein; translated protein: MTGRAAAEPTVTTFTSTVDRVEATDVVLSETYFYAEGGGQPADRGTLGGVEVVDVRHRDGEIVHELAEPPTFEPGESVEGSVDAAFRTYCMRAHTASHVLYGAGRRVLADLGYGGFDISATVPDEDGDDDFGPAVGGKVRVDFETTTEIDDGTLAELERLTNRAVWESYDVTWEQIPRDEALGRDDIAFNTKTEEGIEGETVRVVTIEDWDVAACGGTHVGNTREIGPVAVLSRSNPGEGLTRVEFAVGPRAIRQRATEHEQSRRAARALDTNVAELPDAVTALQSERDDLRDTVATLRERLVDARVADLRDDAVEADGQRWLVGTVTGLDANGLADRAERAVGDAVDVAALVADDGQYVGVATTGDVDAGEVVDRVTAEFGGGGGGRPTVAQGGGLDADGGDVVAFIRDTAADGGD
- a CDS encoding DMT family transporter, whose translation is MRFRNAVLFVALAIAWGSAFTAIKAGLEYFPPILFAAFRYDLAGLVMLGYAVYATDQWVPRSRADWVVVGIGGSLLIAAYHSFLFVGEQGTTSAAAAIVVSLSPILTTGFARAFLPDERLTALGTVGLLVGFVGVGVLSDPDPGNLLDPRTVSLFLVFLAAASFALGSVLTRRFDDDLEIETMEAWSMLLGAALMHGVSLGASESVADVQWTAEAVVALLYLVVVASALGFLIYFDLLERLGPIEINLVSYAAPVVAAATGLLFLGETPTVYTGVGFACILVGFGLLKRDALRNELARFGGTPGRGD
- the surE gene encoding 5'/3'-nucleotidase SurE — protein: MDEPTILLTNDDGIESAGLRALYDGLSTVGDVTAVAPAEDQSAVGRAISHEVTVHEHDIGYAVEGTPSDCVVAGLEALVTDADLVVAGCNRGANLGAYVLGRSGTVSAAVEATFFDVPAMAVSMYIPVREDAAFADIEANGDSYGEAVKATTYLADHAVGAGVFEQCDYLNVNAPVAEWGDAEMAVTRPSRVYEMDAVREGDAVTLHDRIWEHMAEGDIPDPEGTDRRAVVDGKVSVSPLTAPHTTEHHEALDAIAETYEPDDDGEATD
- a CDS encoding small ribosomal subunit Rsm22 family protein, whose amino-acid sequence is MNQDTRRQIRENAQYLRNVRPLDPEELQEYVEGQPHPAVVRQVLREEAFDLGLVEREDGTFVPAPEKRLSVDFHGVERFPDRYEQAVLDLLTEWGGLEWDSGESGDQLRERIRDIKERYLRGQAVEYDELTALGYAVYHLPDYYAVAKYVLAALAADGLLPSQLRVLDVGAGVGGPALALRDLLPDDALLDYHAVEPSAAADVLEHLLEDSGGNVRWEIHRETAEAFDPASPFGGDGSGGTGDGDGDTGYDLVVFSNVLSELDDAAATLYRYVEALADDGTLLALAPADRNTAIQLRTVEREVADGGPATVYAPTVRLWPHQSPDGESWSFDRKPDIAVPTMQKRLDDAGGGTGEFVNTDVQFAYSVLRTDGKRKHDVTPDRGIHAPMADAENYVTDRVNFLGVKLSHDLAEREGANPLFLLGDGSQKVDHFAVLTEPSILNEDLRTADYGDLLSFENALVLWNDDEEAYNVVVDGETVVDRAR
- a CDS encoding prephenate dehydrogenase — encoded protein: MNVLVVGAGAMGRWFARTVRTRADASVAFADVDQSAAEAAADAVGGRAVENDASETFDVVCVAVPMPVAGAAIDEFAPLATGAVVDVTGSMAAPIAAMREAVPDGQRLSLHPLFAPENAPGNVAVVADAPGPETEAVVDALAAAGNNCFETTAAEHDEAMETVQASAHVAVLAFAMVDDDVPDRFQTPVSAGLFDLVEQVTGGDPRVYADIQDAFDGADAVADAARELADADADTFEQLYERLS